A single window of Camelus dromedarius isolate mCamDro1 chromosome 20, mCamDro1.pat, whole genome shotgun sequence DNA harbors:
- the LOC105106427 gene encoding cytochrome P450 11B1, mitochondrial, whose product MAFRAKTAVWRAGPWLSLHRARTLGTRAAQAPKKVLPFEAIPQCPGNKWMRALQIWREHGSENMHLDMHQTFQELGPIFRYDVGGRRMVFVMLPEDVARLQQAESFHPQRMLVEPWLAYRQHRGLKRGVFLLNGPKWRSDRLQLNPDVLSLQAVQKFAPLVDEVARDFSQTLRARVVQNARGSLTLDIKPSIFCYTIEASNLVLYGERLGLLGHNPNADSLNFISALEAMFKSTVQLMFLPRSLSRWTSTSIWKEHFEAWDCIFQYANKAIQRLYQELTLGRPWRYSGVVAELLMHADMTLDAIKANSIDLTAGSVDTTAFPLLMTLFELARNPDVQQAVRQESLVAEARISENPQRATTELPLLRAALRETLRLYPVGITVERRVSSDLVLQNYHIPAGTLVKVLLYSLGRNAAVFATPERYHPQRWLDHQDSGVRFPHLAFGFGVRQCLGRRLAEVEMLLLMHHVLKNFLVESLVQEDIKMVYRFILMPSTLPLLTFRAIN is encoded by the exons ATGGCGTTCCGGGCAAAGACCGCAGTGTGGAGGGCAGGGCCTTGGCTGTCCCTGCACAGGGCACGCACACTGGGCACCAGAGCTGCTCAGGCCCCCAAGAAGGTGCTGCCCTTCGAAGCCATACCCCAGTGTCCTGGCAACAAGTGGATGCGGGCGCTGCAGATCTGGAGGGAGCACGGCTCCGAGAACATGCACCTGGAcatgcatcagaccttccaggaGCTGGGACCCATTTTCAG GTATGACGTGGGAGGGAGGCGCATGGTATTCGTGATGCTGCCCGAAGACGTGGCGAGGCTGCAGCAGGCGGAGAGCTTTCACCCTCAGCGGATGCTCGTGGAGCCCTGGCTGGCCTACCGACAGCACCGTGGCCTCAAACGTGGCGTGTTCTTGCT AAACGGGCCCAAGTGGCGCTCCGACCGGCTGCAGCTGAATCCGGACGTGCTGTCACTGCAGGCCGTGCAGAAGTTCGCGCCCCTGGTGGACGAGGTGGCCAGGGACTTCTCCCAAACCCTGAGGGCGAGGGTGGTGCAGAACGCCCGGGGGAGCCTGACCCTGGACATCAAGCCCAGCATCTTCTGCTACACCATCGAAG ccagcAACTTAGTCCTTTATGGAGAGCGGCTGGGCCTCCTCGGCCACAACCCGAATGCTGACAGCCTGAACTTCATCAGCGCGCTGGAGGCCATGTTCAAGTCCACAGTGCAGCTCATGTTCCTGCCCAGGAGCCTGTCACGCTGGACAAGCACCAGCATATGGAAGGAGCACTTCGAGGCCTGGGACTGTATCTTCCAGTATG CCAACAAAGCCATCCAGAGACTCTATCAGGAGCTGACCCTTGGCCGCCCGTGGCGCTACAGTGGCGTCGTGGCAGAGCTGCTCATGCATGCAGACATGACCCTGGATGCCATCAAGGCCAACTCCATCGACCTCACTGCCGGGAGCGTGGACACG ACAGCCTTTCCCTTGTTGATGACTCTCTTTGAGTTGGCTCGGAACCCGGATGTGCAGCAGGCCGTTCGCCAGGAGAGCCTGGTGGCTGAGGCCAGGATCTCTGAAAATCCCCAGAGGGCAACCACGGAGCTGCCACTGCTAAGGGCTGCCCTCAGGGAGACCTTGAG GCTGTATCCCGTGGGTATCACCGTGGAGCGACGGGTGAGCTCAGACTTGGTGCTGCAGAACTACCACATCCCGGCTGGG ACTTTGGTGAAGGTGCTACTCTACTCCCTGGGTCGAAATGCAGCCGTGTTCGCCACGCCCGAGCGCTACCATCCCCAGCGCTGGCTGGACCACCAGGACTCTGGCGTCAGGTTCCCACACCTGGCCTTTGGCTTTGGTGTGCGCCAGTGCCTGGGGCGGCGCCTGGCAGAGGTAGAGATGCTGCTCCTGATGCACCAT GTGCTGAAAAACTTCCTGGTGGAGTCACTGGTGCAAGAGGACATCAAGATGGTCTACCGCTTCATATTGAtgccctccaccctcccactCCTTACCTTCCGGGCCATCAACTAG
- the LOC116148965 gene encoding glycosyl-phosphatidylinositol-anchored molecule-like protein has translation MIVIFTFLGYDERELFVYKNCTNNCTFVHPSQQPPEAPRRKYFRSNSFYFVHCCNSMTCNEGGISNLERDILPEMTVEEELEGTVRLGQSTFFLSFASIAVSNTLT, from the coding sequence ATGATTGTCATCTTTACTTTTTTAGGTTACGATGAACGTGAATTATTCGTTTACAAGAACTGCACAAACAACTGCACATTTGTGcacccctctcagcagcctcctGAAGCCCCCAGGAGAAAATACTTTCGTTCTAactctttctattttgttcattgctgtaatAGTATGACCTGCAACGAGGGGGGTATTAGTAATCTTGAGAGGGACATCCTCCCCGAAATGACAGTTGAGGAGGAATTGGAAGGAACTGTGCGATTAGGGCAGTCAACCTTTTTCCTGAGCTTTGCCTCCATTGCGGTCAGCAATACACTGACATGA
- the LY6K gene encoding lymphocyte antigen 6K, producing MTVLLALLLIMGMPWVETNITVSGRQRRLRCHVCEIENSFDCQQPMDCDQGVEYCSTAAVRVFPRFFYVSKQCMKYCALSFQGMRTAKSFVLVKPTPFLFISCCRENLCNVEKPVIEENSEDKYREVGGAPDGQGSSARLVTLVALASALLGLRLP from the exons ATGACGGTCCTCCTTGCTTTGCTCCTGATCATGGGCATGCCGTGGGTGGAGACCAACATTACCGTGTCTGGAAGACAAA GACGGCTGAGGTGTCACGTGTGTGAGATAGAGAACAGTTTCGACTGCCAACAGCCAATGGACTGTGACCAGGGCGTTGAGTACTGCTCCACTGCTGCCGTGA GAGTTTTTCCACGGTTCTTCTATGTTTCAAAGCAATGCATGAAGTACTGTGCGTTAAGCTTTCAGGGGATGCGGACAGCCAAGTCGTTTGTGCTCGTAAAGCCCACGCCCTTCCTGTTCATCTCGTGCTGCAGGGAGAACCTGTGCAACGTTGAGAAACCAGTCATCGAGGAAAACTCAGAAGATAAATACCGAGAGGTGGGAGGGGCCCCAGACGGGCAGGGCAGCAGCGCCAGGCTGGTGACTCTCGTGGCACTGGCCTCGGCGCTCCTGGGCCTCAGGCTGCCGTGA